A part of Bombus affinis isolate iyBomAffi1 chromosome 12, iyBomAffi1.2, whole genome shotgun sequence genomic DNA contains:
- the LOC126922357 gene encoding PAN2-PAN3 deadenylation complex catalytic subunit PAN2 isoform X2, with the protein MEYSVLGHYNPSIQATADSGVNEQQLLWEEPNYVLTGDEYVPATEQFGEEFAGAEFHETRNVLADGGDRFGVSTVTFDNVEELMWMGNQGGHVTSYYGPGLQKYTSFQVHATQEIRHIHPIDEGILILTQCLLRCQLRRGIPIFSHMSPNMIDMQCMLQISPTRLLMGGHQEKIISFDLTRGKESRLIHVGENGCAILRQHSRFICCGNPAGRIDLRDPNTLLIEHTFDTHSGSLSDFDVQGNYLVTCGFSNCRQGLTVDRFLMAYDLRQMRALSPVATLVCPLLLKFLPSYSSRLAVVAPSGQMQLLDTIYANVQPSVTCLYQVANSGAILSFDVSSTSQCLCFGDSAGSIHLMSTNTPEPQFNTFSRPTEFADPVEPLPHISFDDDTTPLSTIPMYYTGQPLLSDWPEEFLRNVYRRTPPIDPEILRTMKMQGTIGYAPNPQAFRRNQIPYNLEKRRGVVAKLFAGDSRSKTDDGTFVAIPKRYRKIELKYSRLGYDEFDFDQYNHTNFCGLEATLPNSYCNAMLQLLYYCEPVRIALLSHSCQREFCLSCELGFLFHMLDTSRGLPCQAANFLRAFRTVPEAAALGLILSDLHPEAKRKTNLMRLIQSWNRFILHQIHYEVLETKKRQLEEEEAARLKSGPKCPPFVYNEQDFPSILQDIGSRYRSHAEERKKRKKQEEDGKYMWITSKDKNSKKSIEENEVRDEETEISRLFGSEQMHIHRCLKCGQEATKHSIMLLCNLVYPELTHPSEEVPFTSVLTRSLRPEKITPAWCDNCQKFTPTLQSRQLTKLPQILALNCGLDTQQDKAFWQAQMDIVVQKVLNGKESSPSSSPVPITAKPCRYGNNCTRIGCRFRHIGRDPENIQTPPVTPPITTSTPQSVTTPPSHLYYSHSWIPHDIEISLDSNCELFVEKISTPKSDSNESSKTVNEVIVENGQGDNKIQESEISGEEEKVVKNHVNTVRNDDVEKGNETDENLDKISKIRYSLSAVVCYIDDKSNEDKRNIVALLRVGPNYHERSAGSAVSQWYIFNDFCISAVTPQEAVWFNLDWKVPCVLHYTAVPAPEPAPFVSPLTYDVFGEDKCIARSGGTRGITFTPLTSDEMPKTGELVGIDAEFVTLNQEESELRSDGKMSTIKPSHMSVARITCIRGQGPLEGTPFIDDYISTQEQVVDYLTKFSGIQPGDLDANFSSKHLTTLKSTYQKLRFLVDNGIMFVGHGLKNDFRVINLVVPPEQVVDTVLLFHLPRHRMVSLRFLTWHFLGKKIQSETHDSTEDARAALELYRKYKELENSGKLAESLKELYNVGNQLQWKVPDS; encoded by the exons ATGGAATACTCAGTTTTGGGCCACTACAACCCGTCCATACAGGCCACGGCCGATAGTGGTGTTAACGAACAACAACTCCTTT GGGAAGAACCAAATTATGTTTTAACTGGTGATGAGTATGTACCTGCAACGGAGCAATTTGGAGAGGAATTTGCCGGGGCTGAATTTCATGAAACTCGTAATGTACTTGCTGATGGGGGGGATAGATTTGGAGTTTCCACTGTCACCTTTGACAATGTCGAAGAGCTCATGTGGATGGGAAATCAAGGG GGTCATGTGACGTCTTATTATGGGCCTGGTTTACAAAAGTACACCTCGTTTCAAGTTCATGCCACTCAAGAAATTCGGCATATTCATCCAATAGATGAAGGAATTTTAATCTTGACACAGTGTTTATTACGATGTCAGTTGAGACGTGGtataccaatattttcacacat GTCACCAAATATGATAGACATGCAGTGCATGCTTCAAATTTCACCAACACGGTTGCTTATGGGAGGTCATCAGGAAAAAATAATCAGTTTTGATCTAACAAGAGGGAAAGAGAGTAGATTA ATACATGTAGGGGAAAATGGTTGTGCAATTTTAAGGCAGCATAGCAGATTTATATGTTGTGGCAATCCTGCTGGAAGAATTGATCTCAGGGATCCAAATACATTATTAATAGAACATACTTTTGATACTCACAGTGGTTCTCTCAGTGACTTTGATGTTCAAGGAAATTACCTTGTTACTTGTGGTTTCAGTAACTG TCGTCAGGGTTTGACAGTAGATCGATTCTTAATGGCATATGACTTGAGACAAATGAGAGCATTAAGCCCAGTTGCAACTTTGGTGTGCCCTCTTCTATTGAAGTTCCTACCCAGCTATTCCAGTCGTTTAGCTGTTGTAGCACCATCGGGACAAATGCAACTTCTTGATACTATCTATGCTAATGTACAGCCATCTGTGACATGCTTGTATCAG GTTGCAAATAGTGGAGCAATATTATCGTTTGATGTGTCTTCTACATCTCAGTGTCTGTGCTTTGGAGATTCGGCAGGTTCTATACATCTTATGTCTACAAATACACCTGAACCCCAGTTTAATACATTTTCTCG ACCAACTGAATTTGCTGATCCAGTTGAGCCACTTCCACATATATCATTCGATGATGATACTACACCACTAAGTACAATACCAATGTATTATACTGGGCAGCCATTGCTAAGCGATTGGCCAGAGGAATTTTTGAGAAATGTTTATAG AAGAACACCACCGATTGATCCTGAAATATTGCGTACAATGAAGATGCAAGGAACTATAGGTTATGCCCCAAATCCACAGGCATTTCGCAGAAATCAA ATACCTTACAATTTGGAAAAACGTCGGGGAGTAGTCGCAAAGCTTTTCGCTGGCGATTCACGATCAAAAACAGATGACGGCACCTTTGTGGCCATACCTAAACGTTATCGCAAAATCGAGTTGAAATATTCACGTCTCGGTTACGATGAATTCGATTTTGATCAGTATAATCACACCAACTTCTGCGGTCTCGAGGCAACTCTTCCTAACAGTTATTGTAACGCTATGTTACAG TTACTTTATTATTGCGAACCTGTAAGAATAGCGCTGCTCTCTCACTCGTGCCAAAGAGAATTCTGCCTATCCTGCGAACTAGGATTCTTGTTTCACATGCTAGACACGTCCCGAGGACTGCCTTGTCAGGCAGCCAATTTCCTACGAGCTTTTAGAACGGTTCCCGAAGCAGCAGCTTTGGGACTTATACTCAGCGATCTCCACCCGGAAGCCAAAAGGAAAACGAATTTGATGCGATTGATACAG AGTTGGAACAGATTTATATTACATCAGATCCATTACGAAGTTCTAGAAACAAAGAAACGGCAACTGGAGGAAGAGGAAGCTGCTCGGCTTAAATCAGGACCAAAGTGTCCTCCGTTTGTTTATAACGAACAGGATTTTCCTAGCATTTTGCAGGACATTGGCTCCCGATATAGAAGCCATgcagaagaaaggaagaaaaggaaaaaacagGAGGAGGATGGTAAATATATGTGGATCACATCGAAAG ACAAAAACAGCAAAAAATCTATCGAGGAGAACGAAGTACGAGATGAAGAGACAGAGATCAGTCGTCTGTTTGGATCTGAACAAATGCATATACACCGCTGTCTCAAATGTGGCCAAGAAGCTACGAAACATTCCATCATGTTGCTATGCAACTTAGTTTATCCGGAATTAACGCATCCTT CCGAAGAAGTTCCATTTACGAGTGTTCTTACCCGTAGTTTAAGGCCCGAGAAAATTACACCTGCATGGTGTGACAATTGTCAGAAGTTTACACCCACACTCCAGTCTCGACAACTGACTAAACTACCTCAGATATTAGCTCTGAATTGCGGTTTAGATACACAGCAG GATAAAGCATTCTGGCAAGCGCAAATGGATATAGTCGTTCAAAAAGTATTAAATGGCAAAGAAAGTAGTCCATCTTCGAGTCCTGTCCCCATTACTGCGAAACCATGTCGATATGGCAACAATTGTACCCGTATTGGCTGTAGGTTCAGACACATTGGTAGAGATCCAG aaaatatacaAACGCCACCAGTTACTCCACCCATAACAACTTCGACACCGCAATCGGTCACAACACCGCCTAGTCACTTATACTATTCTCATTCGTGGATTCCACACGATATAGAGATCTCCTTGGATAGCAATTGTGAATTATTCGTAGAAAAGATCAGCACTCCAAAGAGCGACTCTAACGAAAGTAGTAAAACGGTCAATGAGGTCATAGTAGAAAATGGTCAAGGGGATAATAAGATACAAGAATCTGAGATCTCCGGAGAAGAAGAGAAAGTGGTTAAAAATCATGTTAACACAGTACGAAATGACGATGTGGAGAAAGGAAACGAAACTGATGAAAATTTGGATAAGATAAGCAAAATTCGGTATAGTCTTAGTGCTGTGGTTTGCTACATCGATGATAAGAGTAACGAAGATAAAAGGAATATCGTTGCGCTATTGCGAGTCGGACCAAATTATCATGAACGATCGGCTGGTAGTGCGGTGTCGCAGTGGTACATTTTTAACGATTTTTG TATATCCGCAGTGACACCGCAAGAAGCGGTATGGTTCAATCTTGATTGGAAGGTTCCATGTGTTCTTCATTATACTGCTGTACCTGCACCTGAACCAGCACCATTTGTTAGTCCGCTTACCTATGATGTATTTGGTGAAGATAAATGTATCGCTCGCAGTGGAGGAACAAGGGGTATCACGTTTACTCCATTGACATCCGACGAAATGCCTAAAACAG GTGAACTAGTTGGAATTGACGCTGAATTTGTAACGTTGAATCAGGAAGAATCTGAACTTCGTAGTGATGGAAAAATGTCCACTATAAAACCAAGTCACATGTCTGTTGCACGTATAACTTGTATACGTGG CCAAGGTCCTCTGGAAGGAACTCCCTTTATAGACGATTACATAAGCACTCAAGAACAGGTAGTAGATTACCTGACAAAATTCAGTGGGATTCAACCAGGTGATTTGGACGCAAACTTTAGTAGCAAGCACTTAACAACTCTAAAATCAACGTACCAAAAACTACGATTTCTCGTTGATAACGGGATCATGTTCGTTGGTCATGGCCTGAAGAATGATTTTAG AGTGATAAATTTAGTTGTTCCACCGGAGCAGGTCGTAGACACAGTATTGCTGTTTCATTTACCTCGTCATCGTATGGTATCGTTGCGTTTTCTTACGTGGCACTTTTTGGGTAAGAAGATTCAGTCGGAAACACACGACTCTACCGAAGATGCCAGGGCTGCTCTCGAGTTGTATCGTAAATACAAGGAGTTGGAGAATTCTGGAAAACTGGCGGAATCGTTAAAGGAGCTTTACAATGTTGGCAACCAACTACAATGGAAA GTTCCGGATAGCTGA
- the LOC126922357 gene encoding PAN2-PAN3 deadenylation complex catalytic subunit PAN2 isoform X1, translating to MEYSVLGHYNPSIQATADSGVNEQQLLWEEPNYVLTGDEYVPATEQFGEEFAGAEFHETRNVLADGGDRFGVSTVTFDNVEELMWMGNQGGHVTSYYGPGLQKYTSFQVHATQEIRHIHPIDEGILILTQCLLRCQLRRGIPIFSHMSPNMIDMQCMLQISPTRLLMGGHQEKIISFDLTRGKESRLIHVGENGCAILRQHSRFICCGNPAGRIDLRDPNTLLIEHTFDTHSGSLSDFDVQGNYLVTCGFSNCRQGLTVDRFLMAYDLRQMRALSPVATLVCPLLLKFLPSYSSRLAVVAPSGQMQLLDTIYANVQPSVTCLYQVANSGAILSFDVSSTSQCLCFGDSAGSIHLMSTNTPEPQFNTFSRPTEFADPVEPLPHISFDDDTTPLSTIPMYYTGQPLLSDWPEEFLRNVYRRTPPIDPEILRTMKMQGTIGYAPNPQAFRRNQIPYNLEKRRGVVAKLFAGDSRSKTDDGTFVAIPKRYRKIELKYSRLGYDEFDFDQYNHTNFCGLEATLPNSYCNAMLQLLYYCEPVRIALLSHSCQREFCLSCELGFLFHMLDTSRGLPCQAANFLRAFRTVPEAAALGLILSDLHPEAKRKTNLMRLIQSWNRFILHQIHYEVLETKKRQLEEEEAARLKSGPKCPPFVYNEQDFPSILQDIGSRYRSHAEERKKRKKQEEDGKYMWITSKDKNSKKSIEENEVRDEETEISRLFGSEQMHIHRCLKCGQEATKHSIMLLCNLVYPELTHPSEEVPFTSVLTRSLRPEKITPAWCDNCQKFTPTLQSRQLTKLPQILALNCGLDTQQDKAFWQAQMDIVVQKVLNGKESSPSSSPVPITAKPCRYGNNCTRIGCRFRHIGRDPENIQTPPVTPPITTSTPQSVTTPPSHLYYSHSWIPHDIEISLDSNCELFVEKISTPKSDSNESSKTVNEVIVENGQGDNKIQESEISGEEEKVVKNHVNTVRNDDVEKGNETDENLDKISKIRYSLSAVVCYIDDKSNEDKRNIVALLRVGPNYHERSAGSAVSQWYIFNDFCISAVTPQEAVWFNLDWKVPCVLHYTAVPAPEPAPFVSPLTYDVFGEDKCIARSGGTRGITFTPLTSDEMPKTGELVGIDAEFVTLNQEESELRSDGKMSTIKPSHMSVARITCIRGQGPLEGTPFIDDYISTQEQVVDYLTKFSGIQPGDLDANFSSKHLTTLKSTYQKLRFLVDNGIMFVGHGLKNDFRVINLVVPPEQVVDTVLLFHLPRHRMVSLRFLTWHFLGKKIQSETHDSTEDARAALELYRKYKELENSGKLAESLKELYNVGNQLQWKVRMIDYLKYP from the exons ATGGAATACTCAGTTTTGGGCCACTACAACCCGTCCATACAGGCCACGGCCGATAGTGGTGTTAACGAACAACAACTCCTTT GGGAAGAACCAAATTATGTTTTAACTGGTGATGAGTATGTACCTGCAACGGAGCAATTTGGAGAGGAATTTGCCGGGGCTGAATTTCATGAAACTCGTAATGTACTTGCTGATGGGGGGGATAGATTTGGAGTTTCCACTGTCACCTTTGACAATGTCGAAGAGCTCATGTGGATGGGAAATCAAGGG GGTCATGTGACGTCTTATTATGGGCCTGGTTTACAAAAGTACACCTCGTTTCAAGTTCATGCCACTCAAGAAATTCGGCATATTCATCCAATAGATGAAGGAATTTTAATCTTGACACAGTGTTTATTACGATGTCAGTTGAGACGTGGtataccaatattttcacacat GTCACCAAATATGATAGACATGCAGTGCATGCTTCAAATTTCACCAACACGGTTGCTTATGGGAGGTCATCAGGAAAAAATAATCAGTTTTGATCTAACAAGAGGGAAAGAGAGTAGATTA ATACATGTAGGGGAAAATGGTTGTGCAATTTTAAGGCAGCATAGCAGATTTATATGTTGTGGCAATCCTGCTGGAAGAATTGATCTCAGGGATCCAAATACATTATTAATAGAACATACTTTTGATACTCACAGTGGTTCTCTCAGTGACTTTGATGTTCAAGGAAATTACCTTGTTACTTGTGGTTTCAGTAACTG TCGTCAGGGTTTGACAGTAGATCGATTCTTAATGGCATATGACTTGAGACAAATGAGAGCATTAAGCCCAGTTGCAACTTTGGTGTGCCCTCTTCTATTGAAGTTCCTACCCAGCTATTCCAGTCGTTTAGCTGTTGTAGCACCATCGGGACAAATGCAACTTCTTGATACTATCTATGCTAATGTACAGCCATCTGTGACATGCTTGTATCAG GTTGCAAATAGTGGAGCAATATTATCGTTTGATGTGTCTTCTACATCTCAGTGTCTGTGCTTTGGAGATTCGGCAGGTTCTATACATCTTATGTCTACAAATACACCTGAACCCCAGTTTAATACATTTTCTCG ACCAACTGAATTTGCTGATCCAGTTGAGCCACTTCCACATATATCATTCGATGATGATACTACACCACTAAGTACAATACCAATGTATTATACTGGGCAGCCATTGCTAAGCGATTGGCCAGAGGAATTTTTGAGAAATGTTTATAG AAGAACACCACCGATTGATCCTGAAATATTGCGTACAATGAAGATGCAAGGAACTATAGGTTATGCCCCAAATCCACAGGCATTTCGCAGAAATCAA ATACCTTACAATTTGGAAAAACGTCGGGGAGTAGTCGCAAAGCTTTTCGCTGGCGATTCACGATCAAAAACAGATGACGGCACCTTTGTGGCCATACCTAAACGTTATCGCAAAATCGAGTTGAAATATTCACGTCTCGGTTACGATGAATTCGATTTTGATCAGTATAATCACACCAACTTCTGCGGTCTCGAGGCAACTCTTCCTAACAGTTATTGTAACGCTATGTTACAG TTACTTTATTATTGCGAACCTGTAAGAATAGCGCTGCTCTCTCACTCGTGCCAAAGAGAATTCTGCCTATCCTGCGAACTAGGATTCTTGTTTCACATGCTAGACACGTCCCGAGGACTGCCTTGTCAGGCAGCCAATTTCCTACGAGCTTTTAGAACGGTTCCCGAAGCAGCAGCTTTGGGACTTATACTCAGCGATCTCCACCCGGAAGCCAAAAGGAAAACGAATTTGATGCGATTGATACAG AGTTGGAACAGATTTATATTACATCAGATCCATTACGAAGTTCTAGAAACAAAGAAACGGCAACTGGAGGAAGAGGAAGCTGCTCGGCTTAAATCAGGACCAAAGTGTCCTCCGTTTGTTTATAACGAACAGGATTTTCCTAGCATTTTGCAGGACATTGGCTCCCGATATAGAAGCCATgcagaagaaaggaagaaaaggaaaaaacagGAGGAGGATGGTAAATATATGTGGATCACATCGAAAG ACAAAAACAGCAAAAAATCTATCGAGGAGAACGAAGTACGAGATGAAGAGACAGAGATCAGTCGTCTGTTTGGATCTGAACAAATGCATATACACCGCTGTCTCAAATGTGGCCAAGAAGCTACGAAACATTCCATCATGTTGCTATGCAACTTAGTTTATCCGGAATTAACGCATCCTT CCGAAGAAGTTCCATTTACGAGTGTTCTTACCCGTAGTTTAAGGCCCGAGAAAATTACACCTGCATGGTGTGACAATTGTCAGAAGTTTACACCCACACTCCAGTCTCGACAACTGACTAAACTACCTCAGATATTAGCTCTGAATTGCGGTTTAGATACACAGCAG GATAAAGCATTCTGGCAAGCGCAAATGGATATAGTCGTTCAAAAAGTATTAAATGGCAAAGAAAGTAGTCCATCTTCGAGTCCTGTCCCCATTACTGCGAAACCATGTCGATATGGCAACAATTGTACCCGTATTGGCTGTAGGTTCAGACACATTGGTAGAGATCCAG aaaatatacaAACGCCACCAGTTACTCCACCCATAACAACTTCGACACCGCAATCGGTCACAACACCGCCTAGTCACTTATACTATTCTCATTCGTGGATTCCACACGATATAGAGATCTCCTTGGATAGCAATTGTGAATTATTCGTAGAAAAGATCAGCACTCCAAAGAGCGACTCTAACGAAAGTAGTAAAACGGTCAATGAGGTCATAGTAGAAAATGGTCAAGGGGATAATAAGATACAAGAATCTGAGATCTCCGGAGAAGAAGAGAAAGTGGTTAAAAATCATGTTAACACAGTACGAAATGACGATGTGGAGAAAGGAAACGAAACTGATGAAAATTTGGATAAGATAAGCAAAATTCGGTATAGTCTTAGTGCTGTGGTTTGCTACATCGATGATAAGAGTAACGAAGATAAAAGGAATATCGTTGCGCTATTGCGAGTCGGACCAAATTATCATGAACGATCGGCTGGTAGTGCGGTGTCGCAGTGGTACATTTTTAACGATTTTTG TATATCCGCAGTGACACCGCAAGAAGCGGTATGGTTCAATCTTGATTGGAAGGTTCCATGTGTTCTTCATTATACTGCTGTACCTGCACCTGAACCAGCACCATTTGTTAGTCCGCTTACCTATGATGTATTTGGTGAAGATAAATGTATCGCTCGCAGTGGAGGAACAAGGGGTATCACGTTTACTCCATTGACATCCGACGAAATGCCTAAAACAG GTGAACTAGTTGGAATTGACGCTGAATTTGTAACGTTGAATCAGGAAGAATCTGAACTTCGTAGTGATGGAAAAATGTCCACTATAAAACCAAGTCACATGTCTGTTGCACGTATAACTTGTATACGTGG CCAAGGTCCTCTGGAAGGAACTCCCTTTATAGACGATTACATAAGCACTCAAGAACAGGTAGTAGATTACCTGACAAAATTCAGTGGGATTCAACCAGGTGATTTGGACGCAAACTTTAGTAGCAAGCACTTAACAACTCTAAAATCAACGTACCAAAAACTACGATTTCTCGTTGATAACGGGATCATGTTCGTTGGTCATGGCCTGAAGAATGATTTTAG AGTGATAAATTTAGTTGTTCCACCGGAGCAGGTCGTAGACACAGTATTGCTGTTTCATTTACCTCGTCATCGTATGGTATCGTTGCGTTTTCTTACGTGGCACTTTTTGGGTAAGAAGATTCAGTCGGAAACACACGACTCTACCGAAGATGCCAGGGCTGCTCTCGAGTTGTATCGTAAATACAAGGAGTTGGAGAATTCTGGAAAACTGGCGGAATCGTTAAAGGAGCTTTACAATGTTGGCAACCAACTACAATGGAAAGTAAGGATGATCGATTACTTAAAATACCCATAg